GGTTAGGATTTTCAATGGGGCCGCGGGGGGAGTAGCATTTCCACTCGCCCTTAAGCCGCAGCCAGGTTACCTTACCTTGCGTAAAAAGAACTTTGATGTCAGGGCTTGCAAACTGCAAGCTGTCGTCGGAGAGCGTATTTGAGTTTTTATCGTATAGGTAAACGCGATTCGCCGTAATAACCATGGGTCTACCCATAATGGTTCTTGCTACCGGAGAATCAAAGGCGCCTCCCTTGGCACTCACTGCCGCAGAACTGGCAACACTTGCTCCATTGAGAGTTAATTTTATAACCGTCGATTCGGTTGTGAGGAGCAACTCCTTAGCAGACAACTCAGCAACTGAAATAGGCAAGTCATTTTCGGTTGGGAATATTGTGGTGGTGGTCCAGCCACCATCGTTTTTAGTTATCTCCTCAAGCCCTTTCTCGGTGCCAATCCATACCATTTCCTTATTAAAACCCGACGGAAGTGCAAAGAGGGTATACTTTCCAACAATGATTGCTTTTGCCTTGTCGCCCGTAACAGAATATACGCCCCTACTGCTAACTACCAAGAGTTCATTATTGAACACCACCAGCTGTCGACACTTCCCTTCCAAATTGGCGATTTTCCGATAGGCATAGCCAACCGACTGTAAAGCAAGCACCTTCTTTTTCCGCATCATATACTCATGCGAAGGTTGAGCTAACTGTTTGTTTGCGGCTACCTCTGTTTTCTCCTCAGATCCTTTACTACCAGAAATTTTATCAAAAAGACGGGAAAAGAAACTTTTCCTCTTCTTTTCGTGCTCATTAACTGTTGCTTCGTTCGCTTTAGACTCTGATCCAGCAACTTTTTCTTGACGCTGCGCAACCCTCTCCTTTACGTTTACCTCAACCTCCCTGTAACCTTTCACCTCATCCAAAAGATACAAACCCTCACTGGTTCCCACATAGAGGTGTTTTTGAAAATCAACAACCGAAAGCACATTACCACTCAATCCTGGGTAGTGTTCGTAGGAGGTTACAGGAATGCTGAAGTCTATTCGAGATATTCCCATACCATGTGCTAGCCAGAGGCCGGAGTAATGATCGACACCCAGAGAGTATACCTCATCGTCGGGAAGTCCTGCCCTGTAATTTACCAAGGCCAAGGTTTCTCCATTTTTTGAATCTACCACCACACAGCCACCCAGCAGTGTAGCGAAGGCAATTCTCGACTTATCAACCACTATCCCACCATTTACGTAGCTGGCATCAAGATAGGCTTGATCCTTAATCACAAAAGGGGAAAGATCTTTACCGTTAAACCGGTAAATGGAGTTGTTAGACAGCCCCAAATAAAGATCAGCTCCATTCCCAAACGTGAAACTTATTTCAGTTCCCTCAGGCAAAGAAAGTTTGATAGGAACTGCACGCCCATTTCGAATTAAAAAAACCTGAATTTTATTTTGGACTATATAGAGCTCATCCTTCAAATTGAAAGCATCGGTAATAAAATGCGTGCTATCGGTTTCAGCATAAACGTTCTGCAGAAACGGCGACTCACCGCCAATCAACTTACACACATTCTGTGTTCCTATGGCGTAGAGCGTATTCCCTACGGTTACCAGCTTATGGTAGTAGTCGTAAATGGTGTCCTTAACCTCCTTTTGAACGAATTCACCCTTTCTGTCGCGCTCAAATGAAACAACACCTTGGTCAGTGCTTACAAATAATTTATCATGAAAGGCCATGGCCAATGGACGACCCTCCACCTGGAGATTTTCCCACTCATAACCATCAAAAGAAAAGACACCCTTTCGGTTGAGGAAGTAAACCAAATCATTTTTACCCTGCTCAATGGCCCAAGTCTGGGTACTCATGGAACCTGGAAGCTTGTAATGGGTAATAAAAGGTAAACCCGGCTGAGCATTGGCTGGCAGGCTCCACAACAGGGTAACTGCCATGCTCAATCCCCCAATAATTAAACGAAGTCCCTTCATAGCAATTCTGGTAATATGATTAGGCAAATTACTGCAAAATAATACTCTATGGAACATTTATTGCAAAACTTTTACACCCGAACAATAAACTTAACAGATCAAGGAATAATTGGTTAATCCTTTCCTTTGAAATCCGGTCAAAAATTCAATCTTTGCACACCACAAAACAAGAAATGGAGATGGATTCAAATACGCAACCCGCGAAAAAGGGCTTTAGCCGAAATTACTGGACCGTAATTCTCATGGAGTTTTCCGAGAGAGGATCTTACTATGGAGTAATGTCTGTACTGTCAGTTTATCTTGTTTTAAGCACTAAGGATGGCGGGCTTGGCTTTAGCAAAGAGGGTGTGGGCGTTATCAAAAGCACCATTACGCCGCTGCTCTACTTCCTCCCCATTTTAGCTGGCGCAGTTGCTGACCGATACGGCTATCGAAAAACGCTCTTCTTTGCCTTTGCCGTAATGAGCACGGGTTACTTCCTCACTAGCCAGATGACATCATACAGCACCGTGTTCATTAGTTTGGTGCTAATGGCCGTAGGTGCTGGCTTTTTCAAGCCCATAATTTCGGGAACAATTGCTCGCGAAACCAACGAAAGTAACTCTTCCCTTGGATTTGGGATATACTACTGGTCCATCAACCTAGGGGCATTTCTAGTTCCGCTACTGCTAATCCCCTATCTGAAAAGTATCTCCTGGAGCTATATATTCATAATGGCATCAATTGGAACTGGTTGGCTACTACTCCTCAACCTATTTGTTTTCAAAGAACCATCCCGACCCAAGAGCAGCAAATCTATCCCCGTGGTGTTGAAGGAGGCCGTCCTTGTACTCAAAGACATCCGCTTTATCTCCATGATTGTAATATACAGCGGCTTCTGGATTCTTTACTTTCAAATGTTCGATTCGGTCCTCTGGTTTTTAAAAGAACACATCAACACTGCTCCAGTAGACAGTGCCGTTAACAGTTTTCTCGGACACTTCTATGCAAACCCATCCTGGCATTTTGATGCTGAACATGTAACGGTTATCAATGCAGCAACCATTA
The DNA window shown above is from Williamwhitmania sp. and carries:
- a CDS encoding triple tyrosine motif-containing protein, yielding MKGLRLIIGGLSMAVTLLWSLPANAQPGLPFITHYKLPGSMSTQTWAIEQGKNDLVYFLNRKGVFSFDGYEWENLQVEGRPLAMAFHDKLFVSTDQGVVSFERDRKGEFVQKEVKDTIYDYYHKLVTVGNTLYAIGTQNVCKLIGGESPFLQNVYAETDSTHFITDAFNLKDELYIVQNKIQVFLIRNGRAVPIKLSLPEGTEISFTFGNGADLYLGLSNNSIYRFNGKDLSPFVIKDQAYLDASYVNGGIVVDKSRIAFATLLGGCVVVDSKNGETLALVNYRAGLPDDEVYSLGVDHYSGLWLAHGMGISRIDFSIPVTSYEHYPGLSGNVLSVVDFQKHLYVGTSEGLYLLDEVKGYREVEVNVKERVAQRQEKVAGSESKANEATVNEHEKKRKSFFSRLFDKISGSKGSEEKTEVAANKQLAQPSHEYMMRKKKVLALQSVGYAYRKIANLEGKCRQLVVFNNELLVVSSRGVYSVTGDKAKAIIVGKYTLFALPSGFNKEMVWIGTEKGLEEITKNDGGWTTTTIFPTENDLPISVAELSAKELLLTTESTVIKLTLNGASVASSAAVSAKGGAFDSPVARTIMGRPMVITANRVYLYDKNSNTLSDDSLQFASPDIKVLFTQGKVTWLRLKGEWKCYSPRGPIENPNLPFLALFDKINDIFLTTGNTLYLVNGYNEILRIVNPEKPIDPVGFSLLVKKVKDGNGDLLNLDNIDLNYSNNALRITIAAPSFMKEKSAEFQYQIEGMMNHWSEWSRTPVLEFPFFPSGHYKLKIRARDVLGRQSKEYTLNFKVRPPFWKSIWFISLSTILLLFVLVIFIRVRERNLIRDKIVLEQKVRMRTQTIEEQRLEMENQRDALAQQNEEIMLQKEEIEAQRDEIENQRDQIVKQNENITKSIEYAKRIQTAAMPSTELVEAILPEHFILFKPRDIVSGDFYWTV
- a CDS encoding MFS transporter, with amino-acid sequence MDSNTQPAKKGFSRNYWTVILMEFSERGSYYGVMSVLSVYLVLSTKDGGLGFSKEGVGVIKSTITPLLYFLPILAGAVADRYGYRKTLFFAFAVMSTGYFLTSQMTSYSTVFISLVLMAVGAGFFKPIISGTIARETNESNSSLGFGIYYWSINLGAFLVPLLLIPYLKSISWSYIFIMASIGTGWLLLLNLFVFKEPSRPKSSKSIPVVLKEAVLVLKDIRFISMIVIYSGFWILYFQMFDSVLWFLKEHINTAPVDSAVNSFLGHFYANPSWHFDAEHVTVINAATIIGLQLIVSKIVNKFKALPTMVVGMCFGTLGIAMLAVSSNVWVFILGLFVFSIGEMTAHPKFISYVGLIAPPDKKALYLGYSFLYGVIGSGIGGILGAVLYHALVEKDNNSFAFWGIFVLIGMASIIGLLLFNRHVKRNPV